One window of Mucilaginibacter inviolabilis genomic DNA carries:
- a CDS encoding SdiA-regulated domain-containing protein produces the protein MKRKIVALIMMAIGSVAVFLGISCANKPEVIANPKGYDLSKPVKYNMHINLTEISGIAFRHGKSDSLYAEEDENGNVYYLKLGDKKVSESRFAKSGDYEDIAICNNYMIILRSDGTLFTFPFNQVRNKEIQGVKKIKDMVPTGEYEGMYADEKTNRLYILCKNCDDDKRKVSSGYILQLQSDGTTKPAGGFSINVKTIEQQLTGKKKGAFRPSALAKNLNTNEWYVLSSVNKVLVVTDASWNVKNVYPLKPQLFNQPEGIAFDDHNNLYISNEGDLVTAGNVLKFNYTK, from the coding sequence GTGAAGAGAAAGATTGTTGCTTTGATCATGATGGCAATTGGCAGCGTCGCGGTATTTTTAGGCATATCCTGCGCCAATAAACCAGAAGTGATAGCCAATCCCAAAGGCTATGATCTGAGCAAACCGGTAAAATATAACATGCACATTAATTTAACCGAGATCTCGGGCATTGCTTTCAGGCATGGTAAAAGTGATTCGTTATATGCCGAGGAGGATGAGAATGGCAATGTATATTATTTGAAATTAGGTGATAAAAAGGTAAGTGAAAGTCGTTTTGCCAAATCTGGCGATTATGAAGATATCGCCATTTGTAATAATTACATGATCATCTTAAGAAGCGACGGCACACTGTTTACTTTCCCGTTTAACCAGGTAAGGAATAAAGAAATTCAGGGGGTGAAAAAAATAAAGGATATGGTGCCAACGGGCGAGTACGAAGGAATGTATGCTGATGAAAAAACAAATCGCCTGTATATACTTTGTAAAAATTGCGATGACGATAAGCGTAAGGTAAGTAGTGGTTATATTTTACAACTGCAAAGTGATGGAACTACAAAACCGGCTGGTGGTTTTAGTATAAATGTAAAAACCATTGAGCAGCAGCTAACTGGTAAAAAGAAAGGCGCGTTTCGCCCATCGGCCCTGGCTAAAAATTTAAATACCAACGAATGGTATGTGCTTTCGTCGGTTAATAAAGTGCTGGTGGTTACCGATGCTTCCTGGAATGTTAAAAACGTTTATCCGCTGAAGCCCCAATTATTTAACCAGCCCGAGGGTATTGCATTTGATGACCATAACAATCTTTATATATCTAACGAAGGCGATCTGGTTACCGCAGGTAACGTATTGAAATTTAACTATACAAAGTAA
- a CDS encoding phosphatase PAP2 family protein, with translation MIKDKRLFLFFIWLFVFINPGHSLAQNLDVDILKSINPRYPTSLYWRNTSNSAYYVAGAASFGTLIYGFASNNATIKRNASETFINLGASVLITQLIKVGVNRTRPADRYPDEIFVNSPTHNYSFPSGHTSLAFATATTLSMQYKKWYVTVPAYAWASSVAYSRMYLGKHYPTDVLAGAAVGIGTSLAGHWFNQKLFKQYQKPKKYD, from the coding sequence ATGATAAAAGACAAAAGGCTTTTCCTGTTTTTTATATGGCTGTTTGTCTTTATAAATCCTGGGCATAGTTTAGCACAAAATCTTGATGTTGATATTTTAAAAAGTATTAATCCAAGATATCCAACTTCTCTTTATTGGCGCAATACCAGTAATTCGGCATATTATGTTGCCGGTGCTGCATCATTTGGTACCTTAATTTATGGCTTTGCAAGCAATAACGCCACTATAAAACGTAATGCCAGCGAAACCTTTATCAATTTGGGTGCAAGTGTATTGATTACCCAACTTATAAAAGTAGGAGTTAACCGTACCCGTCCGGCTGACCGGTACCCAGATGAGATATTTGTTAATAGTCCCACCCATAATTATTCTTTCCCTTCGGGGCATACTAGTTTGGCCTTCGCAACGGCAACAACATTATCTATGCAGTATAAAAAATGGTATGTAACGGTTCCCGCCTATGCCTGGGCATCGTCAGTAGCTTATTCAAGGATGTATTTGGGTAAACATTATCCTACAGATGTGCTGGCCGGCGCAGCCGTAGGCATTGGTACAAGCTTAGCAGGGCATTGGTTTAATCAAAAGCTGTTTAAGCAGTACCAGAAACCCAAAAAATATGATTAG
- a CDS encoding GAF domain-containing protein: MHTEVLNINKDDCFLCQVDTCLSFNPFVEHLKERIQTEKTLKSEFYKYVLNKFETDTCIDLDMHPEDAEKYREMLELIYSILTPPILNEKEFFWALSTPVPEKIFFSTDAFFDFHSSHHSGLHSVNMSQGELFSQRQKRFIYNLILERLYGFSTVSKNELVFAYSDPETGLSRYYNIQTNTQFVNIKLLGDLPKINFDTIEPYINNYEGIEVLEDILPLTNFKFEGFSVITLTDITLPHAIESIRNELVNHSNNEIDQYDLIIDSLKTLSENPAIEFGLLPFLTVNNKLIFDTNECSQSVLISSAKEFSLAEETFYAITDDYKLNPKPVFFRSLTDEKVSKHPFLNVLRQAGIKSYGIFPVYYNKAVAGIMEVYSYQEIVLYEKLLSKLQAAIPLVAQLLQNSIDQFTFRIESIIKDKFTSLQPSVQWKFNEVAWNYLRKSNRKKRNQEIETIVFEDVYPLFGAVDIRNSTIERNSALQEDLKSLLTMIMETLTILKKHIHLTLTDRLIYKCEEWLEKVNGFITTNDELMLDSFLNDEVNPFLDHFRKNYPNEKEVIDRYFDSLGQENGLSYTNRRNLEASMQLINTSINHYLEQAQEEVQGSYPCYFEKFRTDGVEYDIYIGQSIAPEKMFDVLYLKNIRLWQLKSMAEIARLTHGLTEQLSRPLQTTQLIFIHSNPIDISFRNDERRFDVEGAYNIRYEVVKKRIDKVLIAGTIERLTQPGKIAMVYFNQTEATEYLEYIKYLQEENILLDDLEQLELEELQGVTGLKALRVGVNCEIALEK; encoded by the coding sequence ATGCACACTGAAGTTTTAAATATAAATAAGGATGACTGTTTTTTATGCCAGGTAGATACCTGCTTGTCATTTAATCCGTTTGTGGAGCATTTGAAGGAACGTATACAAACCGAAAAAACACTAAAAAGTGAGTTTTATAAGTATGTATTAAATAAATTTGAGACTGACACCTGTATAGATCTGGATATGCACCCCGAAGATGCCGAAAAGTACCGGGAAATGCTTGAGTTGATTTATAGTATACTTACTCCTCCCATTTTAAATGAAAAAGAGTTTTTTTGGGCCCTGAGTACACCCGTCCCCGAAAAAATATTCTTTAGTACAGATGCTTTTTTTGATTTTCACTCCAGTCACCATTCAGGCTTACACTCTGTAAATATGAGCCAGGGTGAGCTGTTTAGTCAACGACAGAAACGATTTATATACAACCTGATACTGGAGCGTTTATACGGCTTTTCAACGGTATCAAAAAATGAACTGGTATTTGCTTATTCTGATCCTGAAACCGGGCTTTCAAGATATTATAACATCCAGACCAACACTCAATTTGTAAATATAAAATTGCTTGGTGATCTGCCTAAAATCAATTTCGACACCATTGAACCTTATATCAATAATTACGAAGGAATAGAGGTTTTAGAAGATATATTGCCGCTTACCAATTTTAAGTTTGAGGGTTTTAGCGTGATAACCCTCACCGATATAACGCTACCTCATGCTATAGAGAGCATCCGTAATGAATTGGTTAATCATTCTAATAACGAAATTGATCAGTACGATTTGATCATCGACTCCTTAAAGACGCTTTCTGAAAACCCTGCTATTGAGTTTGGTTTATTGCCATTTTTAACGGTTAATAACAAACTTATATTTGATACCAATGAATGCTCACAAAGTGTGCTTATCTCATCGGCCAAGGAATTTAGTCTGGCCGAAGAAACATTTTATGCCATTACCGATGATTATAAGCTAAACCCGAAACCCGTATTTTTTAGATCACTGACGGACGAGAAGGTATCCAAACATCCTTTTCTTAATGTTTTAAGGCAGGCAGGTATTAAGTCGTATGGTATCTTCCCGGTTTATTACAATAAAGCGGTAGCGGGTATTATGGAAGTATATTCCTACCAGGAAATTGTGTTATATGAAAAGCTGTTGTCTAAATTGCAGGCAGCTATTCCATTAGTGGCTCAGTTGCTGCAAAATAGTATAGATCAGTTTACCTTCCGCATAGAAAGCATTATCAAAGATAAATTCACCTCGCTGCAACCTTCTGTTCAATGGAAATTTAATGAGGTAGCCTGGAACTATTTGCGGAAAAGTAACCGGAAAAAAAGAAATCAGGAAATAGAGACCATAGTTTTTGAGGATGTGTATCCTTTATTTGGTGCGGTTGATATTCGTAACTCCACTATCGAGCGTAATAGCGCTTTGCAGGAAGATCTGAAATCCCTGCTCACCATGATTATGGAGACGCTGACGATATTAAAAAAACATATTCATCTGACATTGACCGACAGGCTGATCTATAAATGTGAAGAGTGGCTGGAGAAAGTGAACGGGTTTATTACCACCAATGATGAGTTGATGCTTGATAGTTTTCTGAATGATGAAGTAAACCCCTTTCTTGATCATTTTCGGAAAAATTATCCTAATGAAAAAGAAGTGATCGACCGCTATTTTGATTCTCTGGGTCAGGAAAATGGCTTGTCTTATACTAACAGACGAAACCTGGAAGCTTCCATGCAACTCATCAATACTTCCATCAATCATTATCTGGAACAAGCGCAGGAAGAAGTACAGGGGTCATACCCGTGCTACTTTGAAAAGTTCCGGACGGATGGCGTCGAATACGATATTTATATAGGGCAATCCATTGCTCCCGAAAAGATGTTTGATGTATTGTATCTAAAAAATATACGTTTGTGGCAGCTTAAATCAATGGCCGAAATTGCCCGCCTCACTCATGGACTAACCGAACAGCTTTCCAGGCCATTACAAACTACACAGCTGATATTTATACACTCAAATCCTATCGACATCAGTTTCAGAAATGATGAAAGACGCTTTGATGTGGAAGGCGCCTATAATATCAGGTACGAGGTGGTCAAAAAACGCATCGATAAGGTTTTAATAGCCGGAACTATAGAACGACTAACCCAGCCCGGCAAAATTGCCATGGTTTATTTTAACCAGACAGAAGCAACCGAATACCTGGAGTACATTAAATACCTGCAGGAAGAGAATATACTGCTGGATGACCTGGAACAACTTGAGTTGGAAGAATTACAGGGTGTTACCGGTTTAAAAGCGCTTAGGGTAGGGGTTAATTGCGAAATAGCTTTAGAAAAATAA
- a CDS encoding putative sensor domain DACNV-containing protein, producing the protein MKTSSMTSEPTYKAARVVAPSVERHFKYFHSLVNTEADANVAAPTPDISTIENIIDIAFWASLRREEGYSPKFTLAFLPPESAGQPLLFGHKIPLAPNILTKFASAVQQPGIHLGVWVEDGELYVWGTTLAIPAYCFVLEVIEPGLLVIKHRRVDGFGKFLNIVILKGDDIKVVDEQGSTLSDCPTILTSMLDFTLPSSWNDPVNVLVQLAASMQAHRRGGILLVVPSGNDDWMESIITPISYPVAPAFSGLTDLMIHEGIEKYHTSWQEKLRRAVDTIGGLTSIDGATVINDKHELLAFGAKIGRSSKSVRVEEIIVTEPVVGCSTQIIHPAQNGGTRHLSAAQFVFDQKDAIALVASQDGRFTVFAWSPVVNMVHAHQIDILLL; encoded by the coding sequence ATGAAAACCAGCAGCATGACCTCTGAACCTACTTATAAAGCTGCCCGGGTTGTAGCACCTTCGGTTGAAAGACATTTTAAATATTTTCATTCATTGGTTAATACCGAGGCTGATGCCAATGTTGCCGCCCCTACTCCTGATATTAGTACCATTGAAAATATAATTGATATAGCCTTTTGGGCAAGTTTGCGCCGGGAAGAGGGCTATTCGCCAAAATTTACGCTGGCTTTTCTGCCTCCCGAAAGTGCTGGACAGCCTTTGCTATTTGGCCATAAAATACCGCTTGCACCAAATATCCTTACCAAGTTTGCCTCTGCGGTTCAGCAGCCAGGTATACATTTAGGCGTATGGGTAGAAGATGGTGAACTTTATGTTTGGGGCACCACATTGGCTATACCTGCTTATTGCTTTGTTTTGGAAGTGATAGAACCGGGCCTGTTGGTGATCAAGCACCGCAGGGTTGACGGTTTTGGCAAATTTCTGAACATAGTTATATTAAAAGGTGATGATATCAAAGTAGTAGACGAACAAGGTTCAACCCTTTCCGACTGCCCCACCATCCTCACCTCCATGCTCGACTTTACGCTACCATCCTCCTGGAACGACCCTGTGAATGTGCTGGTACAATTGGCAGCTTCCATGCAGGCACACCGTCGTGGTGGAATCTTGCTGGTAGTTCCTTCCGGTAACGACGATTGGATGGAATCAATCATTACGCCAATATCCTACCCGGTAGCCCCTGCATTTTCTGGCCTTACCGATCTGATGATACATGAGGGCATCGAAAAATATCATACCTCCTGGCAGGAAAAACTGCGCCGGGCTGTAGATACCATTGGTGGGTTAACTTCTATTGACGGAGCCACCGTAATCAACGACAAACATGAATTACTGGCCTTTGGCGCTAAAATAGGTCGATCATCCAAAAGTGTTCGTGTTGAGGAAATTATTGTGACAGAGCCCGTAGTTGGTTGCTCTACCCAGATCATTCACCCGGCACAAAATGGAGGAACACGACATTTATCAGCTGCCCAATTTGTATTCGATCAAAAAGATGCCATTGCTCTAGTAGCTTCGCAGGATGGCCGGTTTACAGTGTTTGCATGGTCGCCCGTGGTGAATATGGTTCATGCACACCAGATAGATATTCTTTTACTCTGA
- a CDS encoding Crp/Fnr family transcriptional regulator produces MKVSDQEFEMIQAVFKPKKLRKRQYLLQEGDICKYLSFICKGAMRQYSVDNKGVEHIVRFGIERWWMADYESFTTKTPCSYDIDAVEDTELLQISSEHLDELKAKVPAIDAMIEKMNQRSYVSHQKRIRSSISQTAEDRFSELMNTYPEFLQRFPQNMVASYLGISPETLSRIRKQMTLK; encoded by the coding sequence ATGAAGGTTTCAGATCAGGAATTTGAAATGATACAGGCAGTTTTTAAACCAAAAAAACTGCGAAAAAGGCAATACCTGTTACAGGAAGGCGATATATGCAAATACCTTTCGTTCATTTGTAAAGGGGCCATGCGACAATATTCTGTAGATAACAAAGGCGTTGAGCATATTGTAAGATTTGGGATTGAACGCTGGTGGATGGCCGATTACGAAAGTTTTACTACAAAAACGCCCTGCAGTTATGATATTGATGCTGTTGAAGACACTGAGCTTTTACAGATCAGCAGCGAGCACCTGGATGAATTAAAGGCGAAGGTTCCGGCCATTGACGCCATGATCGAAAAGATGAATCAGCGGAGTTACGTGTCCCACCAAAAACGCATCCGCTCATCCATCAGTCAAACTGCTGAAGACAGGTTTAGCGAATTGATGAATACTTACCCCGAATTTCTGCAGCGCTTTCCTCAAAACATGGTTGCCTCTTACCTGGGCATTTCTCCCGAAACTTTAAGTCGCATCCGCAAACAAATGACTTTGAAGTAA
- a CDS encoding MFS transporter, whose protein sequence is MDQLTTPGKLKLRMACGVFFFISGFGYSSWASRIPSIQQQLHLNEGQLGAVLFALPIGLMLTIPITAKMLKHFSSRSIMLVGAIAFNVLLCLPGFTAYIWQLVVLLFFFGSARNIFNLSVNAQAVSVQSFYDRSIMVTFHGIWSMAGFAGAAVGYLMVSFNVAPSYHLLFVGISMIIITLIFYPYAYYEKPVNKINRSVFTLPDKHLIKFSLICFASMACENTMYDWSGIYFQKVLHASKPAATAAFVVYMVSMTIGRFTGDKLVASAGIKKVLSFSGILILTGLLFSVVLPYNYTVYIGYAMVGMGVSCVVPLVFSMAGKSQSMNTGQALAAISTVGYLGFLIIPPAVGFIAQAAGLRWAFGIVAGFGALIIIMVSKLKSQTEAVVTT, encoded by the coding sequence ATGGATCAGCTTACAACTCCCGGGAAATTGAAATTACGAATGGCCTGCGGGGTATTCTTTTTTATTTCGGGGTTTGGATATTCATCATGGGCTTCACGCATACCATCCATACAGCAACAATTGCACCTTAATGAAGGACAGTTAGGGGCTGTATTGTTCGCTTTACCCATAGGCTTGATGCTTACCATACCAATAACTGCAAAAATGCTGAAGCATTTTAGTAGTCGGAGTATTATGCTGGTTGGTGCTATTGCTTTTAATGTTTTACTGTGCCTGCCTGGTTTTACGGCTTATATATGGCAACTGGTGGTATTACTCTTTTTCTTTGGTTCGGCTCGTAATATATTTAATCTGTCGGTAAATGCTCAGGCGGTGAGTGTACAAAGTTTTTATGACAGATCTATCATGGTTACATTCCATGGTATCTGGAGTATGGCTGGTTTTGCGGGCGCTGCTGTCGGATATTTGATGGTATCCTTTAATGTTGCTCCATCTTATCACTTATTATTTGTCGGGATTAGCATGATCATCATTACCTTGATCTTTTACCCCTATGCTTATTATGAAAAACCTGTTAATAAAATAAATCGGTCTGTTTTTACCTTGCCCGACAAACATCTGATCAAGTTTTCACTAATCTGCTTTGCATCTATGGCTTGTGAAAATACCATGTACGACTGGAGCGGCATCTATTTTCAAAAAGTGCTCCATGCCTCAAAACCGGCTGCAACGGCCGCATTTGTAGTATATATGGTATCCATGACCATTGGCCGGTTTACCGGCGATAAGCTGGTAGCATCTGCAGGTATAAAAAAAGTGCTCAGTTTTAGCGGTATTTTAATATTAACGGGTTTACTGTTTTCTGTCGTTTTGCCATATAATTATACGGTATATATAGGTTATGCGATGGTAGGGATGGGGGTATCATGTGTGGTACCGTTGGTATTTAGTATGGCTGGTAAATCACAAAGCATGAATACAGGTCAGGCATTGGCCGCTATATCAACGGTAGGTTATCTTGGCTTTTTGATTATACCACCTGCGGTAGGTTTTATAGCTCAGGCAGCAGGATTACGCTGGGCTTTTGGTATTGTGGCGGGTTTTGGCGCTTTGATCATTATTATGGTATCAAAGCTTAAATCACAAACCGAAGCCGTTGTTACAACTTAA
- a CDS encoding SDR family oxidoreductase: MKKIVLVTGTSTGFGKLITQTLSKEGHTVIAAMRGVNDKNLAAAQELAALPGVDVVELDVTSDASVQEAFEKSLAKYGHIDVLVNNAGLAGFGVTEAYTLDQVRRLFEVNFYGVLRTYNAVLPSMRARKDGLIINLSTGASGFTLPFMVPYMASKFAMEALTEGFQHELKDYGIENVSIQSGVYPTEMNTGVKPGVNADREYIIAAYGNAATNAFNAMGQALFGKMAEFKMDPQTIADGVLELINKEKGTRPLRFPLDAVAQGTDHEFVKSRAEIKDRWAKKYGFEL, from the coding sequence ATGAAAAAGATAGTTTTAGTAACCGGAACCAGCACCGGGTTCGGAAAGTTAATAACCCAGACATTATCAAAAGAAGGCCATACGGTAATAGCTGCGATGCGTGGGGTAAATGATAAGAACCTGGCCGCAGCTCAGGAACTGGCCGCCTTGCCCGGTGTTGATGTTGTTGAGCTTGACGTAACGAGTGATGCCTCTGTTCAGGAAGCATTTGAAAAAAGTTTAGCCAAATATGGCCATATTGATGTATTGGTAAACAATGCAGGTTTAGCCGGTTTTGGCGTAACCGAAGCCTATACGCTTGACCAGGTAAGGCGACTGTTCGAAGTGAATTTTTATGGTGTGCTGCGTACGTATAATGCGGTGTTGCCATCTATGCGGGCCCGTAAAGATGGATTGATCATTAATCTTTCAACGGGTGCCAGTGGTTTTACTTTGCCCTTCATGGTGCCTTATATGGCTTCTAAATTTGCCATGGAGGCCCTTACCGAAGGTTTTCAGCATGAGTTGAAAGATTATGGTATCGAAAACGTATCCATTCAAAGCGGTGTTTATCCAACCGAAATGAATACCGGTGTTAAACCTGGGGTTAATGCTGATAGGGAATATATTATAGCAGCTTACGGAAATGCAGCTACTAATGCATTCAACGCGATGGGGCAAGCACTATTTGGTAAAATGGCTGAGTTTAAAATGGATCCGCAAACCATAGCTGATGGTGTACTGGAATTGATCAACAAAGAAAAAGGTACACGACCTTTGCGCTTTCCGCTGGATGCTGTTGCACAGGGTACAGATCATGAGTTTGTAAAATCTCGTGCGGAGATCAAAGATAGGTGGGCTAAAAAATATGGATTTGAATTATAA
- a CDS encoding DinB family protein → MSNTITETNTLSLLNTAVKVAISNWELQNTRLNTLLDKLTDDQLAAQTAPGRNSGVYLLGHLTGVSDGMFTYLELGDRLHPELDELFLRNPEAAELQRPSIVDLKAYWNDVNAQLKQKMEALPVEGWFAKHSAISADDFEREPHRNKLNILINRTIHQGYHLGQLIYLLSKPNV, encoded by the coding sequence ATGAGCAATACAATAACCGAAACCAATACACTGTCGCTGCTGAATACAGCAGTTAAAGTGGCTATATCTAACTGGGAGCTGCAAAATACCCGCCTCAATACTTTATTAGATAAACTAACCGATGATCAATTGGCTGCCCAAACCGCTCCCGGTCGTAACAGCGGTGTATATCTGTTGGGACACCTTACCGGCGTAAGTGACGGTATGTTCACCTATCTGGAATTGGGCGACAGGCTACATCCTGAACTGGATGAACTGTTTTTGAGAAACCCCGAGGCTGCTGAGCTGCAAAGACCATCGATAGTGGACCTTAAAGCTTACTGGAATGATGTGAATGCTCAACTTAAACAAAAGATGGAAGCATTACCGGTAGAAGGTTGGTTTGCAAAACACAGCGCCATATCGGCAGATGATTTTGAGCGGGAGCCACATCGCAACAAACTGAATATTCTGATCAACCGTACTATTCACCAAGGTTATCATTTAGGACAATTAATTTACCTGTTGAGCAAACCAAACGTATAA
- a CDS encoding TetR/AcrR family transcriptional regulator — translation MASKERIQRLKEETRINILDASLQIVKEEGWQALSMRKIADVIEYTAPIIYEYFANKEAILLELTRKGYLILTRDLQEVRAKYELPAKQLEAMWLAYWDFAMENKELYQLMFGVEMNCCCDMVATLEESEGPYNEFSQAIIELMHIEHPTKDMVCLKYYTFWSVVHGLISINILRRGYSDEMNQQVLKDAIGTIIKSIERA, via the coding sequence GTGGCAAGCAAAGAACGGATACAACGCTTAAAAGAAGAAACCAGAATCAATATTCTGGATGCTTCTCTCCAGATTGTGAAAGAGGAGGGATGGCAGGCTTTGAGCATGCGTAAAATTGCCGATGTGATTGAATATACTGCGCCCATTATATATGAATACTTTGCCAACAAAGAAGCTATCCTGTTAGAACTTACCCGAAAGGGGTATCTGATACTTACCCGTGACTTACAAGAGGTGAGAGCCAAATATGAATTGCCTGCAAAGCAACTGGAAGCCATGTGGTTGGCTTATTGGGACTTTGCAATGGAAAACAAAGAGCTTTACCAACTGATGTTTGGGGTAGAAATGAATTGCTGCTGTGATATGGTGGCAACACTCGAAGAATCAGAAGGGCCGTATAACGAATTCAGTCAGGCTATTATTGAACTCATGCACATCGAACACCCAACCAAGGATATGGTATGTTTAAAGTATTATACCTTTTGGTCTGTAGTACACGGATTGATATCAATCAACATCCTGCGCAGAGGTTATTCTGATGAGATGAACCAACAAGTATTAAAAGATGCTATTGGAACAATCATTAAATCAATAGAAAGGGCTTAA
- a CDS encoding efflux RND transporter periplasmic adaptor subunit translates to MKSFILALLALSLYGCSSKPQTQQAPPPPSLPVAAVTAGTQTTYQEYPASIEGIVNVEIRPQVSGTLDKVFVDEGAFVSAGQPIFKINEQPYRAALNNAIAALHAAEATQLNSQLEIDKLTPLVENKVVSDYQLKTAKATNQVSKANIEQAKANIATAQINLGYTLIKAPVSGYIGRLLKKQGSLVTPADVDALTQLSDVHDVRAYFSLGEKDFINFKEQYPGQTLSEKLKQLPSVSLLLADGTEYAKQGKIDMIDGQFDKNTGAITVRASFANPQGLIRSGNTGKVRLSLEHKDALIIPESATVDMQDKVFVFTVGDSSKVKKAAITIVGKNGDNYLVKDGVKVGDQIVLSGVDKLQEGMVIQPQKATGKVADAAVTKK, encoded by the coding sequence ATGAAAAGTTTCATTTTAGCGCTTTTAGCACTTTCATTATATGGTTGCTCTTCAAAGCCTCAAACACAACAGGCTCCGCCGCCACCATCTTTACCCGTAGCCGCTGTTACGGCAGGCACACAAACTACTTACCAGGAATATCCTGCATCAATAGAAGGTATTGTTAATGTAGAGATACGTCCGCAGGTAAGCGGAACTTTAGATAAAGTTTTTGTTGACGAAGGTGCTTTTGTAAGCGCTGGTCAACCAATCTTTAAAATTAACGAGCAGCCTTATCGTGCAGCATTAAATAACGCAATTGCTGCTTTACATGCTGCCGAAGCAACTCAACTCAATTCACAACTGGAAATTGATAAGTTAACTCCATTAGTTGAAAACAAAGTAGTTTCTGACTATCAGTTAAAAACAGCTAAAGCAACCAATCAGGTTTCTAAAGCAAATATTGAACAGGCAAAGGCAAACATTGCAACTGCTCAGATCAATTTGGGTTATACTTTAATCAAAGCTCCGGTAAGTGGTTATATCGGTCGTTTACTTAAAAAACAAGGAAGTTTAGTTACACCAGCAGATGTTGATGCACTTACTCAACTATCAGATGTACACGACGTACGTGCTTATTTCTCATTAGGCGAAAAGGATTTTATCAACTTTAAAGAACAATATCCTGGTCAAACCTTAAGTGAGAAATTAAAACAATTACCATCAGTATCATTACTATTGGCAGACGGCACTGAATATGCCAAACAAGGTAAAATAGATATGATCGATGGTCAGTTTGATAAAAACACCGGTGCCATTACCGTACGTGCAAGTTTTGCTAACCCACAAGGTTTAATACGTTCAGGTAACACTGGTAAAGTTCGCTTAAGCCTGGAACATAAAGATGCTTTAATTATACCTGAATCAGCTACTGTTGATATGCAGGATAAAGTATTTGTATTTACCGTAGGTGATAGCAGCAAAGTGAAAAAAGCAGCTATTACTATTGTTGGTAAAAACGGCGACAATTATCTGGTTAAAGACGGCGTAAAAGTAGGCGACCAGATCGTGTTAAGCGGTGTTGATAAATTACAAGAGGGTATGGTAATCCAACCTCAAAAAGCTACAGGTAAAGTAGCTGACGCCGCTGTAACAAAAAAATAA